A window of the Microtus pennsylvanicus isolate mMicPen1 chromosome 4, mMicPen1.hap1, whole genome shotgun sequence genome harbors these coding sequences:
- the Cd83 gene encoding CD83 antigen isoform X1 — MSRGLQFLLLGYACSLAPAMAMREVTVACSETADLPCPAPWDPQLSYEVSWAKLSEGGNERLELPQSRQNDSFEDPRTRSYSLTIQNTTVCSSGIYRCALQELGGQRNFSGTVALKVTGCPKEAAESLFRKYRAEAVLLFSLVIFYLTLIIFTCKFARLQSIFPDISKPGSEQAFLPVTSPSKHSGPVTLPKTETV; from the exons ATGTCGCGAGGCCTCCAGTTCCTGCTCCTCGGCTACG CCTGCAGCCTGGCGCCAGCGATGGCGATGCGGGAGGTGACGGTGGCTTGCTCCGAGACGGCTGACCTGCCGTGCCCAGCGCCTTGGGACCCGCAGCTCTCTTACGAGGTATCCTGGGCCAAG CTCTCAGAGGGTGGCAACGAGAGGCTGGAGCTCCCCCAGAGCAGGCAAAACGACTCCTTTGAGGATCCCAGGACAAGGTCTTACTCCCTGACGATCCAGAACACTACTGTCTGCAGCTCTGGTATCTACAGGTGCGCCCTGCAGGAGCTGGGAGGGCAGCGCAACTTCAGTGGCACTGTGGCTTTGAAAGTGACAG gatGCCCCAAGGAAGCTGCAGAATCTCTTTTCCGGAAGTACAGGGCCGAAGCTGTGCTGCTCTTCTCTCTGGTCATTTTCTACCTGACGCTCATCATTTTCACTTGC AAGTTTGCACGACTACAGAGTATCTTTCCAGATATTTCTAAACCTGGTTCGGAACAAGCTTTTCTTCCAGTCACCTCCCCAAGCAAGCATTCGGGGCCAGTGACCCTTCCCAAGACAGAGACAGTATGA
- the Cd83 gene encoding CD83 antigen isoform X2: MSRGLQFLLLGYACSLAPAMAMREVTVACSETADLPCPAPWDPQLSYEVSWAKLSEGGNERLELPQSRQNDSFEDPRTRSYSLTIQNTTVCSSGIYRCALQELGGQRNFSGTVALKDAPRKLQNLFSGSTGPKLCCSSLWSFST, translated from the exons ATGTCGCGAGGCCTCCAGTTCCTGCTCCTCGGCTACG CCTGCAGCCTGGCGCCAGCGATGGCGATGCGGGAGGTGACGGTGGCTTGCTCCGAGACGGCTGACCTGCCGTGCCCAGCGCCTTGGGACCCGCAGCTCTCTTACGAGGTATCCTGGGCCAAG CTCTCAGAGGGTGGCAACGAGAGGCTGGAGCTCCCCCAGAGCAGGCAAAACGACTCCTTTGAGGATCCCAGGACAAGGTCTTACTCCCTGACGATCCAGAACACTACTGTCTGCAGCTCTGGTATCTACAGGTGCGCCCTGCAGGAGCTGGGAGGGCAGCGCAACTTCAGTGGCACTGTGGCTTTGAAA gatGCCCCAAGGAAGCTGCAGAATCTCTTTTCCGGAAGTACAGGGCCGAAGCTGTGCTGCTCTTCTCTCTGGTCATTTTCTACCTGA